Proteins co-encoded in one Govania unica genomic window:
- a CDS encoding acyl-CoA ligase (AMP-forming), exosortase A system-associated, translated as MATLIPHLIRDSALRQPDAVALEYRDRKLTYAELWALVQGTAQSLLASTIGRGERVAIYLPKQIETVAAIFGASTAGAVYVPVNPALKGRQVAYILADCDVQVLVTSNDRLIGLAEDLKHCPALKRIVVTNDKLVTVDLPGVEIEIWAEFMARGQGGNLTPHRVIDADMTAILYTSGSTGMPKGVVLSHRNMVAGAKSVAEYLENGPHDTILSVLPLSFDAGLSQLTTGFCSGARVVLMNYLLPRDVIKAVVQYKVTAMTCVPPLWIQLADLDWPEEAVKSVRYISSTGGRMPRPIIQKLRAHLPQSKVIIMYGLTEAFRSTYLPFEEIDKRLDSMGKAIPNSEVMVVREDGTLCDADEIGELVHRGALVAMGYWNDAERTAERFKPAPGQPAGIPIPEIAVWSGDKVKRDADGYLYFVGRNDEMIKTSGYRVSPTELEETLYASGLMGEIVALGIDDPALGQAIAVVATGKNGATIDKDAVLAFCRKQLPTYMVPHHLIEWESIPRNPNGKLDRKMIGDQIRLELVKS; from the coding sequence ATGGCCACTCTCATTCCCCATCTGATCCGCGATAGCGCGCTCCGCCAGCCGGATGCGGTGGCGCTTGAATATCGGGACCGCAAGCTGACCTATGCCGAGCTTTGGGCGCTGGTGCAGGGAACGGCGCAATCTCTGCTCGCCTCCACCATCGGGCGCGGGGAGCGGGTGGCCATCTATCTGCCGAAACAGATCGAAACCGTGGCCGCCATCTTTGGCGCGAGTACGGCGGGTGCGGTCTATGTGCCAGTCAATCCAGCGCTCAAAGGACGGCAGGTCGCTTATATTCTGGCCGATTGCGATGTGCAGGTTCTGGTCACAAGCAATGATCGCCTGATCGGTCTGGCCGAAGATCTGAAACATTGCCCGGCGCTGAAGCGCATTGTGGTCACCAATGATAAGCTCGTGACGGTAGATTTGCCGGGGGTCGAGATCGAGATCTGGGCCGAGTTCATGGCCCGTGGGCAGGGTGGCAATTTGACGCCGCATCGGGTGATCGATGCCGATATGACGGCTATTCTTTATACATCCGGCTCGACCGGCATGCCGAAGGGCGTGGTGCTGTCGCATCGGAATATGGTGGCGGGGGCGAAAAGCGTCGCCGAATATCTCGAAAACGGTCCCCATGACACTATTCTGAGCGTGCTGCCGCTCAGTTTTGATGCCGGGCTGAGCCAGCTCACCACCGGCTTTTGCTCGGGGGCGCGGGTGGTGCTGATGAATTATCTGCTGCCGCGCGACGTCATCAAGGCGGTGGTGCAATATAAAGTGACGGCCATGACCTGTGTGCCGCCCCTGTGGATTCAGCTCGCGGATCTTGATTGGCCGGAAGAAGCAGTCAAATCGGTGCGTTATATTTCGTCGACCGGTGGGCGCATGCCGCGACCGATCATCCAGAAGCTGAGGGCGCATCTGCCGCAGTCCAAGGTCATCATCATGTATGGCCTGACGGAGGCGTTCCGCTCGACCTATCTGCCGTTTGAGGAAATCGACAAGCGCCTCGACAGCATGGGCAAGGCCATTCCGAATTCGGAAGTCATGGTGGTGCGCGAGGACGGGACACTTTGCGACGCCGACGAAATCGGTGAGCTGGTGCATCGCGGGGCACTGGTGGCCATGGGCTATTGGAACGACGCTGAGCGCACGGCGGAGCGGTTTAAACCGGCTCCCGGGCAACCGGCTGGCATTCCGATCCCGGAGATCGCCGTCTGGTCGGGTGATAAGGTCAAGCGCGATGCGGACGGATATCTCTATTTCGTCGGCCGCAATGACGAGATGATCAAGACCTCGGGTTACCGTGTGAGCCCGACGGAGCTTGAGGAAACCCTTTATGCGAGCGGTTTGATGGGTGAAATCGTGGCCCTTGGCATCGATGATCCGGCGCTGGGGCAGGCCATTGCCGTGGTGGCGACGGGCAAGAACGGGGCGACCATCGACAAGGACGCGGTTCTGGCGTTCTGCCGCAAGCAGCTGCCGACCTATATGGTGCCGCATCATCTGATTGAATGGGAGAGTATCCCGCGAAACCCGAATGGCAAGCTTGACCGCAAGATGATTGGGGATCAGATCCGTTTGGAACTGGTGAAAAGTTAA